The following is a genomic window from uncultured Draconibacterium sp..
AATCGACTTAATTCCGTCTTCATTATGCCCGGTATCGCAAACCGTTAACGGATTAGTACCAATTACCTGCCAGCGGCCCAGCAATCCGGTAGTTGTAACCACATTTGCCAGTCCTTCGCGCAAACAATTTTCTGCTATTTTATAATCCTTTCCATTTAAAAGGTCAACAGCTTTTAATACAGCCGGAATATTTTTATGCTGGTATTGCCCCAATAAATCCAATGCTAACTGAGGATACACATCCTTCCCCTCTTTTTGCACATTGAGTTGCTGCCTGCCATCCATACTCAACATCGAATAGGCCACGTTGTATTCCTGATCAGAAAAATAAATTGAAGTATCAACTTCTTGTGCTTTTTCATTAAAAACCGGAGCTGTTTCTTTTTGCGTTGTTCCAATTACCACTGGAACACCCGTTTTTATAATTCCGGCTTTTTCGCCAGCAATCTTCTCCAAAGTATCTCCAAGCAGGTTGGTATGATCTAACCCAATATTGGTAATAATACTTACATCGGGTGTAATAATATTAGTAGAATCGAGCCGTCCGCCAAGCCCAACTTCCATTATCGCCACATCAATTTCCTGATGGGCAAAATAATCGAATGCCATAGCCACCGTCAGTTCAAAGAACGATGGCTGAATTTTCCACAAATCATTGTTAGTTACAAAATTACTCACCCAATCAACCACAGCCGATTCCGGCATCATTTGGCCATTAATTTTTATGCGCTCACGAAAATCTTTCAAGTGTGGCGAAGTATATAGACCGGTTTTGTACCCGGCCGCCTGAAGCACTGAAGCCAGCATATGCGAAACCGATCCTTTCCCGTTCGTTCCGGCAACGTGTATGGTTCGGTATTTCCGGTGTGGATGACCGTAATTTTCATCCAGTTTCAACGTATTTCCCAGAGTGTTCTTATAGGCAGCGGGCCCAGTTCGCTGAAACATAGGCAACTGACTAAACAGATAGTCTAAAGTAGCTTTGTAATCCAATGAATTCAATATTTATTAACTGCTGCAAGTTTATTAATTTTTGGCGCATCAGCCCCCGTTTTCTGACGAAATTATATACATTTAGAACAAATCATTTATATATGCTGAGTAAAACTAAAAAGAGTAAAATTTTCGTTCTCGACACCAACGTAATTTTACACGATCACACCTGTATTTACCAGTTCCAGGATAACGACATTATCCTTCCGATTACAGTACTCGAGGAGCTGGACAAGTTTAAACGAGGAAACGACCTTATCAACTTTCAGGCACGCGAATTTACCAGGGTGCTCGATGAAATTGTTGGAGATGACATTTTTAACGGCGGGAAATCGCTCGGTGTAGGAAAAGGCCGATTACGCATTGAAACCGGAAAACCGTTCTCGGATGAACTAAAAGCTTCGTTTCGTGAAGATATTCCAGACCATAGAATTCTGGCTATTGCTGATTTTACAGCCAGAACTTATCCACGCCGAAAAACGGTACTGATCAGCAAGGACATCAACCTTCGGATGAAGGCCAAGTCCTTGGGCATACAAGCAGAAGATTACAAAACCGACCAGGTTACCGACGAGAATATACTGGATAAAACCATCACTACGTTCGATAATTTTGACGACCAAATGATCGATCAGCTATACCAGCAAGGTTCGTTTGCGAAAGCCGACGTGAAAGATTTTACGCCCGATGCCAACGAGTGTTACATATTCAGAGGCAACCAATCGAGCGCATTGGCGCGATACGACGGTAAATCGGAACGTATTTACCGGGTAGAGAAAAAATCGGCTTACGGCATAAAACCACGTAATGCAGAACAAACATTTAGTTTGAATATGCTGATGGATCCGGAAGTACGACTAATGGCTCTTACCGGAAAGGCCGGAACCGGAAAAACACTGCTTGCACTGGCTGCTGCAATTGAGCAACACCGCCAATACGAACAGATACTTCTGGCCCGCCCCATTGTAGCATTAAGTAACCGCGACCTTGGCTATTTGCCGGGCGATGCCAACGAAAAGATCAATCCGTACATGCAACCGCTTTTCGATAATTTAGCTGTAATTAAACATACTTTCAATCCGCGAAGCAACGAATACCAGCTTATTGAAGAGATGGTGAAAGAAGAAAAACTAAACATAACGCCACTGGCTTACATTCGCGGAAGAAGTTTATCGAATGCCTTCTTCATAATCGACGAAGCACAAAACCTTACTCCGCACGAAATTAAAACCATTATTACACGTGCCGGCGAAGGAACCAAAATGATATTTACCGGCGACTTGTGGCAGATCGACTCGCCTTACCTCGATATGAAATCGAATGGTTTGGCCTACATGGTTGATCGCATGCGCAACCAGGAATTATTTGCACACATTAATCTGGTGAAAGGCGAACGAAGTTATCTGGCCGAACTTGCCAGTAACTTGTTATAAATCATTGAAAATAGAAGCGTCATGCTGAATTTATTTCAGCATCTACTCGGAAAAGATTCCGAAACAAGTTCGGAATGACGTAACATAGAATAATTGATTCAGAAAGAAGTATTTGCAATAAGCAGCTTTTTTCTACCTTTGCAGCCTATTTAGAATAATTCAAGATAGACAGATGGATTACAAGGGGAAGAAAGCTGCTTTTTACACATTGGGTTGTAAACTTAATTTTTCAGAAACGTCGACTATTGCCGGCTCTTTTAAAGAGGTTGGTTTTGATCGTGTTGAGTTTGATGAAAAAGCTGATGTATACGTTATTAATACCTGCTCTGTTACCAACCAGGGAGATAAGGCTAGTCGTAATATTGTACGCAAGGCCGTAAAACAAAATCCAAATGCCATGGTAATTGTGGTGGGTTGCTACTCGCAGCTAAAACCCGACGAAGTAGGTCACATCGAAGGTGTTGACATGGTGTTGGGAACACAGGAAAAGTTTCATATCCCTCACTACCTCGGCGACCTGCAAAAACGCGAAACTACCGAGATTAAAACAACTCGCTTAGCCAACATAAAAAACTATCACAAAGCATTTTCGTGGGGCGACCGCACACGTAGTTTTCTGAAAATACAGGATGGTTGCGATTATTATTGCTCGTTTTGCACCATCCCGTATGCACGCGGACGAAGCAGAAACGACAACATTGTAGATACGGTTAAAGAAGCACAAAAATCCGTTCAGAAAGGATATAAAGAAATTATACTTACTGGTGTAAACATTGGTGACTTCGGCAAATCTACCGGCGAGAATTTTCTTGATCTGTTAAAAGCACTGGAACAAGTAGAAGGCCTCGAAAGACTGCGTTTAGGATCGGTTGAACCCAACTTGCTTAAAGACGAGATTATCGAACTGGTATCCAACTCGAAAGTCATCATGCCGCATTTTCATTTGCCTTTGCAATCGGGCTCCGATGAAATTCTGTCGCTGATGAAACGAAAATACTCTACCGACTTGTACCGAAAACGAGTAGAGCGCATTCGCGAAATTGTACCACATGCATTTATTGGTGTTGATGTAATTGCCGGTACCAACGGAGAAACAGAAAAGTATTTCCAGGAATCGTTCGACTTCCTCAATAGTTTGGAAATTTCGCAACTGCATGCGTTTACCTACTCTGAAAGAAGTGGAACGCAGGCCTTGAAAATTCCGTGGAAAGTAGATGTGGAAGAGCGCAAAAACCGTACACAGAAATACATTAGCTTGTCGGAGAAAAAGCTGAGGGCTTTCTATGAAAAACATATTGGCGTATCACAAACAGCACTTTTCGAGGCCCAGAAAAAACAAGACAAAATGTTTGGGTTCACCGAAAACTACATCAAAGTGGAAGTGCCCTATCAAGAAGAACTGGTAAATAAGCTGGGTAGCGTAAAATTAAGGTCAATTCTGCCAAACGGTAACGTTGCTGTAGATTTCAACGCCTGATTTTTAAATACTTTTGTGCAAAACAAATAGACATGGATTACAAAGAACTTTGTTTTCAGGTACAAAATATTGCCCACAGCACTGGTAATTTTATACGTGGCGAACAAAAAAATATTTCTGAGAAAAATATTGAAATTAAAAGTGTTGCCAGCCTGGTAACCTACGTTGATAAAACGGCAGAAAAACAAATTGTTGATTCATTGAAAGAGCTGCTTCCCGAAGCCGGTTTTGTTGCCGAAGAAGGAACTGCCGAATCAAATAACGAAAAATACACATGGTTTGTCGATCCGTTGGATGGAACAACCAACTATTTGCACGGATTAGCACCGCACTCGGTTAGTATTGCTTTGGCCGAAGGGAACGAATTGGTATTGGGTGTTGTTTACGAGATTGGCGCCGACGAGATGTTTTATTCGTGGAAAGGTGGCCCGGCTTACTGCAACGAAGAAATCATTCAAACAGCCAAGCGATCAAAATCGGAAGACACGCTGATTGCTACCGGATTCCCATACTACGATTTTGATAAAGTAGATGAATACATTGGAGCGATGAAAGAACTGATGCAATCAACTCGCGGAATTCGCCGTTTTGGATCGGCAGCCATTGATTTGTGTTACGTTGCGGCCGGTCGTTTCGATGCTTTTTACGAACATGCACTACATGCCTGGGATGTTGCAGCAGGCGTATTTATTCTGCAACAGGCAGGCGGAAAAACTACCGATTTTAGCGGTGGCAACAACTGGTTGTTTGGTGGCGAAATTGTATCAGCCAGCAATGCTTATTTCCCGGAATTCTTTGGAATCGTAAATAAATATCTGGGTTCAAAATAGTCACACTTATCATTTCAGCATGACATCCAGTGGAAATTTTACGCCGGATTAAGAACGTCACCCTGAACTTGTTTCAGGGCCTGACTTGAGAATAATGTCGTTAAGTATAAGAGTGAGAGAAAAAATCTACTACAACAAAACAAATTGCAAACAGATTTCTCGCTTCGTTAGAAATGACAGTCGTGATTTTTTGTAAATTGCAGGAAACAAATCACCATGGCAGAAAAACAAATTGCAATTCTTCGGGAGCAACTGGCAAAATTAGACGAAAAGAAATTCGATCTTGATGCCTGGAAAACACACACCCTCATTTTTTTGGAACGTATTTTCGGGAAAGAAAACTCGAAGTTAAAACTCATTCAGGATCTGCATTACGATTATTCGAGCTGGAGTTTGCGTGACACCGCTGCTGCCGGAAAAACAAAAGATAAAGATCCGGTAAAAATGCGTGCCAGAGAGATTCTGGAAGCCACCATCGCAGAACTTGAAACATTGGGACTCCCGGAAGAAAAAAAAGAACAACAAAAAGTTTGGGAATTACTTCAGGACGAATTAACCGGAAAACAGGTAAAAGAAATTGATGCATTGGTAAAATCAGACGACAAAGAGAAAACAAGAAAAATAGGCGAAGTTCTTGAAAATCTTGACAAAGAAAACCTTTCTTTGCTGATCGCAAAACTACTTTTGAGCTGATTTATGAGCAAAGACAAAAAGATTGCCATAGTTATTTTAAACTGGAACGGGGTAAAGCTTTTTCCCGATTATCTCCCATCCGTAATCGAAAATTCAAAAGGCGAAAACATCGAAATAATTGTTGCCGACAACGGATCAACCGATAATTCTATTGAGTATTTGAAAGCCAATTTCCCGGAAGTTACATTGCTTGACCTCAAAAAAAATTATGGATTTGCCAAAGGTTACAATGTGGCTTTAAATCAAATTTACGCCGATTATTTCGTGCTACTAAATTCTGACGTTAAGGTGAAACCAAACTGGATTCAACCTTGTATCGACCATTTTGAGCAAAATGAAAAAATTGTTGCCGTTCAGCCCAAAGTTTTGAGTTTTAATGAACCCGAACTTTTTGAATATGCCGGAGCCGCCGGAGGTTTCATCGATAAATTTGGCTACCCGTTTTGCCGTGGCCGTATTCTAGACCATGTCGAAAAGGATGAAAATCAATATAACACTTCCAGCGAAATATTTTGGGCAACCGGAGCGTGTATGTTTGTAAGGGCCGAAGCTTTTAAAAACGCAGGCGGCCTTGATGCTGATTTCTGGGCACACATGGAAGAAATTGATTTGTGCTGGCGCTGGAAAAATCAGGGCTACAAAATTGTATACGAACCAAGCAGTGTAGTTTATCACCTGGGAGGCGGAAGCCTTGAATATGGAAATCCTAAAAAGGTATATCTCAACTTCCGTAACAACCTTTATATGTTGTATAAAAACCTGCCTAAAAAGAATTTTCTTCCACTGTTTTTAAGCCGAATGATTTTGGATGGAGTTGCCGCTGCTAAGTTTTTAGTGGGCACCGAATTTAAAGCTTTCGGTGCTGTGGCAAAAGCACATCGCGATTTCTACAAAAACCTTTCGGCATTACGCAAAAAAAGAAAGAATTTGTTAAAATCGGCAAGTGTTAATAATCATAAACAGATCTATTCGAAAAGCATCATGTGGAAGTTCTTTGTGCAGAAAAAATATAAATTTGCCGAACTGAATTTCAATCCAGAATAAACATGCAAAAATTAACATTTCAAGAACCCGTTTATACTTATCACATTGATATTGTTGGCCATGTAAATAACATTATTTACATCCAATGGATGGAAAACGGAAGGGTGAAGTTATTGGAAGAAATGGGATTCCCGGTTACTGATTTAACCGAAAACGAAGGAATATTACCCATTTTAACAGATACCAGTATTACATACAAGAAACCCTTTTTTATTCACAATTCGGTAAAAATTGAACTTTGGGTTTCGAAACTAAATAACGCCTCGGCAATTCTTGAATTCAGGTTTTACAATGAGAATGATGAATTATGTGCAACAGGCCATCAAAAAGGATTATTTATTAATACCAAAACCATGCGCCCGGCCAGATTGTCGGAAAAACACCGGAAGGGATTTGAAAAATATTTAATTCCTAATTAAAATGAATTGGAAAGATAAATTACGAAACGTAATAGAAGACAATAGCACTAAAACAGGCCGTTCTTTTGATCTTTTTATACAAGCTTTAATTGTTCTTTCCCTAATTTCTTCTTCAATTGAAACACTGCCTGAAATTAGCATTAAAACAAAACAGTTTCTTCGCTATTTCGAGATTTTCTCCATTACAATATTTACCGTCGAATACATTCTCAGACTTTTCAGGCTATTTAGAATCTTAAAAATGCTTCGATTTAGTATGCAATATCAAAAACTAACGAAGCAGCATTTTATGGGTATAATTCCTTCAACCAGTCGCCCATTATTCTTAGCACTTCAGGAGAAATTGCTTCGGGCAACGAGGGTATCTCTGCCATTGTACATTCATTACAATGCTGAAACATATGGTTAAGCCCTTCCAGTTTTATTGTTTTATAATTTTTGTTTCCAGCTTCATCCAGAAACGTTGCTATAGCTGCCAGGTTTTCATCGGGTGTAACCATAATGTCTTTTTCTCCATTAAGGGCCAATACCGGAACCTTTATTTTTGAAATGTATTCAGCAGGGTTATATTTAATCATTTGTCGGTACCATCGTGTTTGCGCCGCACGAATATAGCTGTTGATAAACATTTGGTCGTGGCCATTTACCATATCCAATGCCTTCAGTTTTTCTTCCGGTTGCCGTTTCCTCCATTGTTCAAATGCTTTTTGAAGAGGAAGCTCAATATCATTATCAAGAGACGTTTCTTTTACAGTCCGAAACAAAGCAATATAAAGCTGCATGTAATCTTCTATCAAATCTTTGGTAAGATTTTTATCTGATTCTAAGATTGCCCGGTTTTGTAAGACAAGACTCTCAAAACCATCGACAGCTAATCCGGCAAGAGAAATAACAAAACTTATATCGGGCGACGATGACGCCACAATAAAAGCAACTGCCCCACCCTCGCTATGTCCAATCAGTCCAATTTTTGTAGTATCAACAATACTCTTATTCTTTAGGAATTTGATCTCAGCCAGAACATCATCAGCAAAATCCAATGTAGTTGCCTCTTCGTAAACTCCTGAACTTTCACCAACTCCCCGGTCGTCCATTCTCAACACTGCAAAACCTCTTTGGGTCAGATAATCTGAAATTTCGAAAAAAGGGCGATGCTCCGCAAAACGACCATCACGATCTTGTTTACCTGTTCCTGAAACAATAATTATGGTTGGAAAAGGCCCCGCACCTTCAGGATATGTTAAACTACCGCAAAGGCTAATAGAATCGGAATAACAGGTAACATCTTCGCTAATATAATTTTGTGCTTCTGTTTGAAAAACAACACACAAGGTGATACAAAAAATAAAAAATCGCTTCACAACAAATCATTTATATAAAATTTCGCCATCCATGTTAAAAAACCGGATGGCGAAATAATTCAAAAGCAAACGGTCTAATTATCTACTAATAATCACTTTTTTCCTGGCAATTTCTCCCTTAAGATTTTTTAATGCAACAAGGTAAACACCGTTTTGCAAGGTTGACACTTCGATGTTACTGTTGAACGTATTGATGCTTTTAACCAATTGACCATGCATATTAAATATGTTTACTGAAACAGGTTCAGAGAAATTCAAATAATCAGTTGCCGGATTTGGGTACATCTTTAACGAAGTAGCTTGTAAAACCTCGCCAACTGCGGTTATTGTTCCATCATAAGGAACGCAGGTTACGGTGTCAGAATTTGCGGATATTCCGGTTTCGTAGAAAGTTACAACATACAAGGAAATTTCTGCACCATAAGTATCGCCTTCGCCATTTGTACTTTCGGCATAATAAGAAGGAATATTCACTACAGCTTCTGTTTCACTGGTCTCAATATAGTCGTAAGAAGAATAATAAACCCTGTAATTCTGAATTGTTGATGTTGTTTCAGGAGCATCCCAGGTTAAAGTTACATCATAAGAGCCATCCTCCTCGTTCTTCGCTGATACAGCAGTTATTTTCAGGTTTTCAGCAGGAACAACTCCTTCATCATTTACCCTTAGACTAACCATTTCCGAAATGTTCCGGAGTGTACCACTTACTACAGGCAACACGGCGTATATATGCTCTCCATTCATCGCAGAAGAAGGAACAGTATAACTGGTTCCGGTTATAATATCAGAAACAATGGTATCGCACATTACCTGATAACCCGTTACATCGGATGAGGAAGCGGCATTCCACGAAATTTCAACAATATTTGGAAGTACATCATTTCCGGTTTTTAACGCAGCAACAACTCCTGACGGTGCATACGCGGAATTATAAGTTTCATACAAATAATCGAAATCCTGCACATATTTTCCATACCGGCTTACTGATGTAACAGATTTTACCGTTAGTTGTCCTGAACCGTCGTATGCATAACTTTCGGACCACGTACCCAATGTATCGGCATAATACTCTGAATCCATATAAGCAGAAAAAACAGCGCTTGTTTTAACAGCATCGGTATAGCTATAATCTACTTTTCCCAGAATAATTGTATCGTTACCTGACTCTGTTGATGCTATTCTGGATTGAATTTCTGCAACTACGTCGTTTCCGTCAAAAGTGTAGTCCAGATGCGACCAATAATAAATAGACATCCCGTCAGGAGACATGGTTTTGCGATCCTGATATAGCCCATTTACATAGTTTTCATATAAGAAATAGGAGGTGATTTCACCTGTAGATCCATATGAATTCTCTCTGATCAACTGATCCTGGGCATCATACTCGTATGAGGTTTTGGAAGACAATGTCCAGCTTTTTTGGTCAGAGTTCCAGTAATAAGCAATTAAACTATCCTTTAAGCCCGCAGAGCTGTAATGATAAGCTTTCATATTCGAAGGAGTAAGCTCCATTACAAGCTGGTTATCTGAATTGTAAAAATAGCTCGTTTCCGAATCTGAAGCCTCAGGTCTTGTTTCGCCCAATGCATAGCTATACGTTTTAACTGTACGAACTGCTTCAGAACTACTCTGTGCCTGAGCACCTATTGTTCCATCATAAGGAACGCAGGTTACGGTGTCAGAATTTGCGGATATCCCGGTTTCGTAAAAAGTTACAACATACAAGGAAATTTCTGCACCATAAGTATCGCCTTCGCCATTTGTACTTTCGGCATAATACGAAGGAATATTCACTACAGCTTCTGTTTCACTGGTCTCAATATAGTCGTAAGAAGAGTAATAAACCCTGTAATTCTGAATTGCAGAGGTTGTTTCAGGAGCATCCCAGGTTAAAGTTACATCATAAGAACCATCCTCATCGTTCTTTGCTGATACAGCGGTTATTTTCAGGTTTTCAGCAGGAAGAACTCCTTCATCATTTACCGTTAGACTAACCATTTCCGAGATGTTCCGGAGTGTGCCACTTACAACAGGCAACACGGCGTATATATGCTTTCCATTCATCGCAGACGAAGGAACGGTATAGCTGTTTCCAGTTATAATATCAGAAACAATCGTATCGCACATTACCTGGTAACCCGTTACATCGGATGAGGAAGCGGCATTCCACGAAATTTCAACAATATTTGGAAGTACATCATTTCCGGTTTTTAACGCGGCAACAACTCCTGAAGGTGCATACGCGGAATTATAAGTTTCATACAAATAATCGAAATCCTGCACATATTTTCCATACCGGCTTACTGATGTAACAGATTTTACCGTTAGTTTTCCTGAACCATCGTATGCATAACTTTCAGACCACGTACCCAATGTATCGGCATAATACTCTGAATCCATATAAGCAGAAAAAACAGCGCTTGTTTTAACAGCATCGGTATAGCTATAATCTACTTTTCCCAGAATAATTGTATCGTTAACTGACTCTGTTGATGCTATTCTGGATTGAATTTCTGCAACTACGTCGTTTCCGTCAAAAGTGTAGTCCAGATGCGACCAATAATAAATAGACATCCCGTCAGGAGACATGGTTTTGCGATCCTGGTATAGCCCATTTACATAGTTTTCATATAAGAAATAAGAGGTGATTTCACCTGTAGATCCATATGAATTCTCTCTGATCAGTTGATCCTGGGTATCATACTCGTATGAGGTTTTTGAAGACAATGTCCAGCTTTTTTGGTCAGAGTTCCAGTAATAAGCAATTAAACTATCTTTTAAAGCCGCAGAGTTGTAGTGGTAAACCTTCATATTCGAAGGAGTAAGTTCCATTACAAGCTGGTTATCTGAATTGTAAAAATAACTCGTTTCCGAATCTGAAGACTCAGGTCTTGTTTCGCCCAATGCATAGCTATACGTTTTAACCGTACGAACTGCTTCAGAACTACTCTGTGCCCAAGAGCTGGGAACTATAACCATGAATAGAAAACCAAGTGTGACCGAAGTAAAGAATTTTCCCATACTTGTTCAATTTTAAGTTAATAATTATTTGTTATTCTTCTTCTCTTAATAGTTCGACAACGTAAGAAATCTCATCGGCTAACTCGGATGCATTCCCCTTATATCCAACCGAGTACCATCGCAATCTCCCTTTTTTGTCAATAACCATTTTTGTAGGAATTCCTGAAAAATGAAAAGTTTTTGTGTAAACAGAGTACACATAATCCTTTGTCTTTCGTTCAGGGTTAACAGCATCTAAAAGAACATTGAAACTATAATTCTTTTTTTCTATAAAATCACCGATTACATCTTTATAGTTAGGCCTGGTCTCTTGAGTTGCAACAAAAAAGAACTCAACATCATCGTCATTCTCAAACCTATTTACCGCCATTTGCATCCCCGGCATTGAAGCTTTGCAGGGAGCACACCATGTTGCCCAGAAATCAAGCACTATTACTTTCCCTTTCAGTTTTCTCATATCTACAGTTCCTCCGGTTAGCTTTTCTAGTGCGAAAAGCTTTATAGGTTTGTTAACCAGCGATTTCTCTATCTCCTCTTGCTGCTTCGCAACCTTTGTTCCTGACTTAAGAGAGTTTACATAGGCATCGAAACCACTGGCAGAACCGTGTTCCTGGATGTAATGTTCTTTCAATCTATCCAGCATTTCAGGCGAAGCGGCATTTTGCTTCACCCCTGCTTCTATTGCTGGAATAATTTCAGACTCATTTCCGGTTTTATCCAGCATTTCGATATAAAAACTGGTAAAGTTGGACGACTTATTTTCAAAGTAAGGCTCAATTTTTTGCAGCCATTCGAATGCTTCTGTAGTTGCTCCGGTTTCGTTAAGGATCTTAGCATAAGCTAAAAGCGCATCTTTCCTCTCAGCAAGAAATTTCTTTTCCCACTCAAGCGGAGAATACACTAATGAAGCTTTCCCTCTGGGCCGACTTAACATTTCATTCATCAAAAGTTGGGCAAAAGGCAATAATTGTTCGGCTGTCATTTGTTCATGATCATACGGCATTTGAACCATATGCCAAAAAAATGTACCCAACATGCTGTAAGGGATATAATGAATGTACTTGTATGCTAAATCGTAATTATTGTGCGTTACAATTTGATTATAAACTATACTTTGGTACGTTTTTCCAAGATATAACAGCGATGTTTCGGTTTCAACATCTGCAAACTCTTGCGGTGGAAAACGTTTGATAAAAGCTTCGAACTCCTTTTCTTTACTGTCCGCATCGCTTATCCTGAAAATACGCCAGATTTCAGCATCGCGGGCAAGTATTCCGTTGGGGTATTTTTCTAATGCAAGCTTTTTAATTTGAGTTGCCAAAGAATCGTTCTTCAGTACTGTACTTGCCACATCTATACTCCGAATAAGGTCTTTTTCAGTGGCCTTCCCCAAAGCTTCCTGCTTAATAATTCCCTGAATATCATTTTCGATCAATCCTAACTTATCACTTTTAGTATCGCCAATACGGCCTATGGCTTTTGCTGCAAAGTAGAATACATTTATACGATTACCAGGGAAGTGCGTGATTTCCTGATTACACCAGTACAAAAAAACAGAATCATCTATTTTGTCAGAACCGGAAACATAAGAAGGAATAGCGTATTTTTCAAATCCTTTTGTTCTTAACAAACCCCACCCAATGTATGCCGACGGCAAATTCTTTTTGTTTTTATCAACAGTAAACTGAACGTAAGTATTTGTTCCCCCGGTGTCAGAATTATTTCCGTTATAAAACTTTAGTGCGACCAAAGCAGCGTTTTCAGGCACATTAAACTTACCATTCCAAACTCCGTTTTTATGAGTTATAGGCAAATCCTGAGCAATCCAGCTATAATCTTCCCAATAATAAACTACTGCTTTAATCTCTTTTTCATTTGCAAGATTAGTTTTGTTGTTATTGTAACTAATTGCGACAGGCTCGCCAACAACAAGTAACTCAGGTTCAAACGTTAGAGCTTCATCCGCATTTTGAGCCATTAAAGGAAATACCAACATTCCTAAAACAGCTGCAATTCCGTACTTCAAAAATTTAGTCATCATTCTATTTTTCATTCTATTCATCATTTCCTTCCAGCTTTATACACATACTTGTAATTTTCCCAAACCCGGGAAAAACATTGGTTGGCGATTTTAAATTAACTGTACCAGTGTCTGTTTCATTTTTATTATTCAGATAACCAGAAGCCCTGTTTATTTTAAATTCATATAGTTTCCCTTCTGTCCCATTCCAGGTTGCCACATATAACAGCGTACCGTTTACATCATCCAATGGATAAAACCAACTGCTATTGTATATTTTCATTGATGTAATTACCTCATCATCAGGAAACG
Proteins encoded in this region:
- a CDS encoding alpha/beta hydrolase, with protein sequence MKRFFIFCITLCVVFQTEAQNYISEDVTCYSDSISLCGSLTYPEGAGPFPTIIIVSGTGKQDRDGRFAEHRPFFEISDYLTQRGFAVLRMDDRGVGESSGVYEEATTLDFADDVLAEIKFLKNKSIVDTTKIGLIGHSEGGAVAFIVASSSPDISFVISLAGLAVDGFESLVLQNRAILESDKNLTKDLIEDYMQLYIALFRTVKETSLDNDIELPLQKAFEQWRKRQPEEKLKALDMVNGHDQMFINSYIRAAQTRWYRQMIKYNPAEYISKIKVPVLALNGEKDIMVTPDENLAAIATFLDEAGNKNYKTIKLEGLNHMFQHCNECTMAEIPSLPEAISPEVLRIMGDWLKELYP
- a CDS encoding T9SS type A sorting domain-containing protein → MGKFFTSVTLGFLFMVIVPSSWAQSSSEAVRTVKTYSYALGETRPESSDSETSYFYNSDNQLVMELTPSNMKVYHYNSAALKDSLIAYYWNSDQKSWTLSSKTSYEYDTQDQLIRENSYGSTGEITSYFLYENYVNGLYQDRKTMSPDGMSIYYWSHLDYTFDGNDVVAEIQSRIASTESVNDTIILGKVDYSYTDAVKTSAVFSAYMDSEYYADTLGTWSESYAYDGSGKLTVKSVTSVSRYGKYVQDFDYLYETYNSAYAPSGVVAALKTGNDVLPNIVEISWNAASSSDVTGYQVMCDTIVSDIITGNSYTVPSSAMNGKHIYAVLPVVSGTLRNISEMVSLTVNDEGVLPAENLKITAVSAKNDEDGSYDVTLTWDAPETTSAIQNYRVYYSSYDYIETSETEAVVNIPSYYAESTNGEGDTYGAEISLYVVTFYETGISANSDTVTCVPYDGTIGAQAQSSSEAVRTVKTYSYALGETRPEASDSETSYFYNSDNQLVMELTPSNMKAYHYSSAGLKDSLIAYYWNSDQKSWTLSSKTSYEYDAQDQLIRENSYGSTGEITSYFLYENYVNGLYQDRKTMSPDGMSIYYWSHLDYTFDGNDVVAEIQSRIASTESGNDTIILGKVDYSYTDAVKTSAVFSAYMDSEYYADTLGTWSESYAYDGSGQLTVKSVTSVSRYGKYVQDFDYLYETYNSAYAPSGVVAALKTGNDVLPNIVEISWNAASSSDVTGYQVMCDTIVSDIITGTSYTVPSSAMNGEHIYAVLPVVSGTLRNISEMVSLRVNDEGVVPAENLKITAVSAKNEEDGSYDVTLTWDAPETTSTIQNYRVYYSSYDYIETSETEAVVNIPSYYAESTNGEGDTYGAEISLYVVTFYETGISANSDTVTCVPYDGTITAVGEVLQATSLKMYPNPATDYLNFSEPVSVNIFNMHGQLVKSINTFNSNIEVSTLQNGVYLVALKNLKGEIARKKVIISR
- a CDS encoding TlpA disulfide reductase family protein; translated protein: MMTKFLKYGIAAVLGMLVFPLMAQNADEALTFEPELLVVGEPVAISYNNNKTNLANEKEIKAVVYYWEDYSWIAQDLPITHKNGVWNGKFNVPENAALVALKFYNGNNSDTGGTNTYVQFTVDKNKKNLPSAYIGWGLLRTKGFEKYAIPSYVSGSDKIDDSVFLYWCNQEITHFPGNRINVFYFAAKAIGRIGDTKSDKLGLIENDIQGIIKQEALGKATEKDLIRSIDVASTVLKNDSLATQIKKLALEKYPNGILARDAEIWRIFRISDADSKEKEFEAFIKRFPPQEFADVETETSLLYLGKTYQSIVYNQIVTHNNYDLAYKYIHYIPYSMLGTFFWHMVQMPYDHEQMTAEQLLPFAQLLMNEMLSRPRGKASLVYSPLEWEKKFLAERKDALLAYAKILNETGATTEAFEWLQKIEPYFENKSSNFTSFYIEMLDKTGNESEIIPAIEAGVKQNAASPEMLDRLKEHYIQEHGSASGFDAYVNSLKSGTKVAKQQEEIEKSLVNKPIKLFALEKLTGGTVDMRKLKGKVIVLDFWATWCAPCKASMPGMQMAVNRFENDDDVEFFFVATQETRPNYKDVIGDFIEKKNYSFNVLLDAVNPERKTKDYVYSVYTKTFHFSGIPTKMVIDKKGRLRWYSVGYKGNASELADEISYVVELLREEE